A portion of the Malania oleifera isolate guangnan ecotype guangnan chromosome 3, ASM2987363v1, whole genome shotgun sequence genome contains these proteins:
- the LOC131151349 gene encoding uncharacterized protein LOC131151349 — protein MAQFLCELNREITNIVELQHYVELEDMWLNECGEVRVNKQMLIVFSIGKYSDEILCDVVPMHGSRIVLGMSWQYDRHVTHDGFKNKYSFINDGRSVTLVPLTPKQMCEDQEAYLSANKLTSSLPSTVVSLLHEYKDVFLVDMPNGLPPIRGIEHQIDFIPRATIPNCMAYKSSPGETKELQRQVEELLAKGHMRESMSLCAVPMLLLPKKDGS, from the exons ATGGCACAATTCTTATGCGAGTTGAACCGGGAAATCACTAACATAGTGGAGCTACAgcactatgtggagttagaggacatg tggttgaatgagtgtggggagGTTAGAGTGAATAAGCAAATgctgattgtattttcaattggaaaatattctgaTGAGATTCTATGTGATGTGGTCCCTATGCATGGTAGTCGCATCGTATTGGGCATGTCGTGGCAATATGATCGACAtgtcactcatgatgggttcaagaataAGTATTCCTTTATAAACGATGGGAGGAGtgtgacccttgtaccattgactcctaagcaaATGTGtgaagatcaa GAAGCATATTTGAGCGCTAACAaactcacctcttccttgcctagtACTGTTGTTTCTTTACTGCATGAATACAAGGATGTCTTTCTTGTAGACAtgcccaatggtttgccaccGATTAGAGGAATTGAACATCAAATTGACTTCATCCCCAGGGCTACGATTCCCAACTGTATGGCCTATAAAAGCAGCCCTGGGGAGACTAAAgaacttcaaagacaagttgaggAACTGCTAGCCAAGGGGCATATGAGAGAGAGCATGAGTCTATGTGCAGTACCTATGCTATTGTTaccaaagaaagatggatcataG